Proteins found in one Bremerella volcania genomic segment:
- a CDS encoding serine/threonine protein kinase — MTAKQLEDAMKTLREGSLKHEFSDEELSEYLINCKMLTQYQADQLSKGLTKLTLGPYVITDWIGQGGMGQVFKAEHNFMGREVAIKVLPQQRSTPESIGRFLREIRMQAQLDHANLVRAYDAGQDGNVHFLVTEYVPGTDLRRLVRAKGHLNQHQGASIISQAARGLAYAHEKKLIHRDVKPGNILVTRDGTSKVSDLGLADFMNDNSEESKLGKIVGTIDYLAPEQIRDPHDVSAKWDIYSLGCTFYYALTGKVPFPGGNVKDKARRHCEEPPLHPHRFNPSIDRELVEIIAEMMEKDPLRRIASASEVVARLEPWASDHRASDFTGQPIKSAWQPPPPVYTGSESARLNDTEAGSNVYELSESGSSAEQGSQYSQSTVQALMADQDTKTIRDSRKSAVIPPPIPVITRYTRREKQLIMALVFGLPASAVFGAIVAYVATVISQ, encoded by the coding sequence GTGACTGCCAAACAGCTCGAGGACGCCATGAAGACGCTGCGCGAAGGCTCGCTCAAGCACGAGTTTTCTGACGAGGAACTCTCGGAGTACCTGATCAACTGCAAAATGCTGACGCAGTATCAGGCCGACCAGCTTTCCAAGGGGCTCACCAAGTTAACCCTAGGTCCCTATGTCATCACCGACTGGATCGGGCAGGGGGGGATGGGTCAGGTCTTCAAGGCCGAGCATAACTTCATGGGACGTGAAGTTGCCATTAAAGTTTTGCCGCAGCAGCGATCGACCCCAGAGTCGATCGGTCGATTTCTTCGCGAAATCCGGATGCAGGCCCAATTGGATCATGCCAACCTGGTGCGAGCTTACGATGCCGGGCAGGATGGTAACGTTCATTTTCTGGTGACTGAATATGTCCCAGGTACCGATCTTCGCCGCTTAGTCCGCGCCAAAGGACACCTCAATCAGCACCAAGGGGCAAGCATCATCTCGCAAGCCGCTCGTGGTTTGGCGTATGCCCACGAAAAGAAGCTGATCCACCGCGACGTAAAGCCCGGCAATATCCTGGTCACGCGAGACGGTACCTCGAAGGTTTCCGATCTCGGTTTGGCCGACTTCATGAACGACAACTCCGAGGAATCGAAACTCGGAAAAATCGTTGGCACCATCGATTACCTCGCCCCCGAACAGATTCGCGATCCGCACGACGTTTCGGCCAAGTGGGATATTTATTCACTGGGCTGCACTTTCTATTACGCACTGACCGGCAAAGTTCCTTTTCCTGGCGGCAACGTCAAAGATAAAGCACGCCGGCACTGCGAAGAACCACCGCTACATCCGCACCGTTTCAATCCGAGCATCGATCGGGAATTGGTCGAAATCATTGCGGAAATGATGGAGAAGGATCCGCTGCGCCGGATCGCTTCGGCCAGCGAAGTCGTGGCCCGGCTCGAGCCGTGGGCCTCGGATCATCGTGCCTCCGATTTCACTGGTCAGCCCATCAAGTCTGCCTGGCAGCCGCCACCTCCGGTTTACACCGGTTCCGAATCGGCCCGCTTGAACGATACGGAAGCCGGCTCGAACGTTTACGAGCTTTCCGAGAGTGGCTCAAGTGCTGAACAGGGAAGCCAATATTCACAGTCAACCGTCCAGGCCCTGATGGCGGATCAAGATACGAAGACCATTCGCGACTCGCGCAAGTCGGCTGTGATACCGCCTCCGATCCCTGTCATCACGCGCTACACGCGGCGTGAGAAGCAGCTGATTATGGCGCTCGTCTTCGGACTGCCAGCTTCTGCCGTGTTTGGGGCGATTGTGGCCTATGTTGCCACTGTGATCAGCCAATAG
- a CDS encoding RluA family pseudouridine synthase codes for MRDSANFAIIDLPESAALAPLEVLYEDNHLIAIMKPPGLPTMGVQEGEPSAVTQVKAYLKQKYDKPGNVYLGVVSRLDSMVTGVLLFARTSKAAKRLNEQFRERTTEKTYQAIVSGSGVVETGKLTDWIRKDEKNHRMIASRHHTAGGQKAELLVEAVEDVKSGYRLTIQLLTGRKHQIRVQLASRRVPILGDRKYGSSAPFPAGIALHAAQLVIGHPVSQQKLTITAPIPPIWHNFL; via the coding sequence CCTTGGAAGTTCTGTACGAAGATAACCACCTGATCGCCATCATGAAACCGCCAGGCCTTCCGACCATGGGAGTTCAGGAAGGAGAGCCCAGCGCGGTAACCCAGGTAAAAGCGTATCTCAAACAGAAGTACGATAAACCTGGCAACGTCTACCTGGGCGTTGTGAGTCGCTTAGATAGCATGGTGACGGGCGTATTGCTTTTTGCCAGAACTTCCAAAGCAGCGAAGCGACTGAACGAACAATTTCGTGAGCGTACAACCGAAAAGACGTATCAGGCGATTGTCTCAGGAAGTGGAGTCGTCGAAACCGGCAAGTTGACCGATTGGATTCGCAAAGACGAGAAGAATCACCGCATGATCGCTTCCCGACATCATACGGCTGGGGGCCAGAAAGCGGAACTGCTGGTCGAGGCGGTCGAAGACGTCAAATCAGGATATCGACTGACCATCCAACTCCTGACCGGTCGCAAGCATCAAATTCGCGTGCAACTGGCGAGCCGTCGCGTGCCCATTTTGGGGGACCGAAAGTACGGAAGTTCGGCTCCATTTCCAGCAGGAATCGCCCTCCATGCCGCCCAGTTGGTGATCGGACACCCGGTCAGTCAGCAAAAGCTGACGATCACGGCACCGATTCCTCCAATTTGGCACAACTTCCTTTAA